One window of Anaerolineales bacterium genomic DNA carries:
- a CDS encoding DUF2029 domain-containing protein translates to MPNFSFYLPFTFLPILLAGLYFLFEDRLADRRIRWMWWIACIILLAFVGYYVVQDHALYDFFKGYYHGGRKIVRNPDVLYDETCYGFTNFPLFAYLFVPLSDLPKELAGRIFFLVGYLCLLPLAYWLVRGTNVRGWMRFLVLGLLALNGPLDYSIWLGNTTQIVMLLVLLAFFSLSRGWEWLTGIILGAAGLVKLPLVLPSGYFFVRGKWKVVGGGLLIAGAVLILSLVLVPLELNSIWLERCVLLMAGNPTAAYNNQSLSGFLARIFMPGNLGWDPLIPTPAYSIASNIGRVLLALPALFVLFLGRGPGKRTFEYALEFFIILTLSLLTSPIAWTHYFVLLLIPAAMYLGNAEGIPYKAWMHILLVSSLILLSVPKDLALALFEWTDSTLMLSTQFLGSLLFYILLLSVWALARKTEYPHSTG, encoded by the coding sequence ATGCCCAATTTTTCGTTCTATCTGCCGTTTACCTTCCTGCCCATCCTCCTTGCAGGGCTTTATTTTCTCTTTGAAGACCGGCTCGCAGACCGGCGCATCCGCTGGATGTGGTGGATCGCCTGCATCATCCTTTTGGCGTTCGTCGGGTATTATGTGGTTCAAGACCATGCCCTCTACGATTTTTTCAAAGGGTATTATCACGGCGGGCGGAAGATCGTGCGCAACCCCGATGTGTTGTACGACGAAACCTGTTATGGTTTTACGAATTTCCCGCTCTTTGCCTATCTTTTCGTCCCATTGTCCGATCTCCCAAAGGAATTGGCGGGGCGAATCTTTTTCCTGGTCGGTTATCTTTGTCTTCTTCCTCTCGCGTATTGGCTCGTCAGAGGGACGAACGTCAGAGGCTGGATGCGTTTTCTTGTTTTGGGGTTATTGGCGTTGAACGGCCCGCTCGATTACAGCATCTGGCTTGGGAACACAACACAGATCGTCATGCTCCTTGTTCTGCTGGCGTTCTTCAGTCTAAGCCGCGGATGGGAGTGGCTTACTGGAATCATTCTCGGCGCGGCGGGGCTTGTCAAACTTCCGCTTGTTTTGCCCTCGGGATATTTTTTTGTGCGTGGAAAGTGGAAAGTGGTCGGCGGCGGTTTGCTGATTGCAGGCGCGGTTCTCATTCTTTCTTTGGTTTTGGTCCCGCTTGAGTTGAATTCGATCTGGCTGGAGCGCTGCGTGCTCTTGATGGCGGGCAACCCAACAGCGGCATATAACAACCAATCGTTGAGCGGATTTTTGGCGCGCATCTTCATGCCGGGAAACCTCGGCTGGGATCCGTTGATTCCGACTCCCGCTTACAGCATCGCATCGAACATCGGGAGGGTTTTGCTAGCCCTGCCTGCGCTTTTCGTTTTGTTCCTGGGCAGGGGTCCCGGCAAAAGGACATTCGAGTACGCTCTCGAATTCTTCATCATTTTGACCCTTTCCCTGCTCACCAGCCCCATCGCATGGACCCACTACTTTGTACTTCTTCTGATTCCCGCCGCGATGTATCTTGGAAATGCCGAAGGGATTCCCTATAAAGCCTGGATGCACATCCTGCTGGTTTCGAGCTTGATCCTCCTTTCGGTTCCAAAGGACCTCGCGCTGGCTCTCTTCGAGTGGACAGATTCCACGCTGATGCTTTCCACCCAGTTTCTGGGCAGTCTGTTATTTTATATTCTACTTCTATCCGTTTGGGCGCTGGCGAGAAAAACGGAATACCCACACTCTACGGGATGA
- a CDS encoding YwbE family protein, whose product MNNQTRSHIKPGMIVFIVLKQDQRTGRLTKGVVKDILTKSPTHPHGIKVRLVDGRVGRVKEIIEESVP is encoded by the coding sequence TTGAACAATCAAACCCGTTCCCATATCAAACCCGGCATGATCGTGTTCATTGTCCTCAAACAGGACCAGCGGACTGGCCGGCTTACGAAAGGCGTTGTCAAGGATATCCTGACGAAATCGCCGACACACCCTCATGGGATCAAGGTCCGCTTGGTGGATGGGCGGGTGGGGCGCGTGAAGGAAATTATCGAAGAGTCTGTGCCATGA
- a CDS encoding FAD-dependent oxidoreductase, which yields MASRYDILFQPIRIGPVTAPNRFYQVPHCNGFGWRMPQSMAAMRGMKAEGGWGVVCTEETEIHHSTDLSPYFEGRIWDDEDISTWQLMTEEVHKHGALAGIELTYNSHDAANLYSRASALGPRSMSITGGGGYEPGQTRIASKDDLKQIRKWHRNAAIRAKKAGFDILYCYAAHNMTLAFHLLSKDNDRADEYGGSLENRVRFFRELIEDTKDAVGDTCAVAVRFAVDELLGADGMQHNGEASEIVSMLAELPDLWDVNISAWKNDSITSRFGKEGHQEKYISFVKELTTKPVVGVGRYTSPDSMVSAIERGVMDLIGAARPSIADPFLPNKIREGRPEDIRECIGCNICVTGDTRFVPIRCTQNPTMGEEWRRDWHPEFIAPKKSNDEILIVGAGPAGLEAARALGQRGYRVILTEAKREAGGRVSLESQLPNLIEWRRVVDWRLKQIQKLDNIFFYPSSPMTAQDVLDAGAPHVILATGSTWRRDGMGRNISRPLQGSGKIFTPDDLMNGRLPAGKVLVYDDDHYYMGGVLAELLAVNGCEVTLLTPASTISAWTEFTLEQDRIYKRLLDLNVTLLPHHVLASHSPRTAAVSHVITNFETTLDCDSIVLVTERFPNDSLYHELKPALEDRRFKSLRLIGDAEAPGIIAQAVFSGHLAARGFDEFIDLDVTPFRIERVKL from the coding sequence ATGGCTTCCCGCTACGACATCCTCTTTCAACCCATAAGGATTGGTCCCGTCACCGCGCCGAACCGTTTCTATCAGGTGCCGCATTGCAACGGATTTGGCTGGCGCATGCCCCAAAGCATGGCCGCCATGCGCGGAATGAAAGCGGAGGGCGGCTGGGGTGTGGTCTGCACCGAAGAAACGGAAATTCACCATTCCACCGACCTCTCACCGTATTTCGAAGGGCGCATCTGGGATGACGAAGATATTTCCACCTGGCAGTTGATGACCGAGGAGGTTCATAAACACGGCGCACTCGCCGGCATCGAACTGACCTATAACAGTCACGATGCGGCAAATTTATATTCCCGGGCTTCCGCCCTCGGTCCTCGTTCGATGAGCATCACCGGCGGAGGAGGGTATGAGCCGGGTCAGACGCGGATTGCATCGAAGGATGATCTCAAACAGATTCGCAAGTGGCATCGTAATGCCGCCATCCGGGCGAAGAAGGCGGGTTTCGACATCCTCTACTGCTACGCCGCGCATAACATGACGCTGGCGTTCCATCTCTTATCCAAAGACAATGACCGCGCTGATGAATATGGCGGTTCGCTCGAAAACCGCGTGCGGTTCTTCCGCGAATTGATCGAGGATACGAAAGATGCCGTCGGCGATACATGCGCTGTTGCTGTGCGCTTTGCCGTGGATGAACTTCTCGGCGCAGACGGCATGCAACATAACGGCGAAGCAAGCGAAATCGTTTCGATGCTCGCCGAACTGCCCGACCTGTGGGACGTGAACATCAGCGCATGGAAGAACGATTCGATCACATCCCGTTTCGGGAAGGAAGGGCATCAAGAAAAATACATTTCCTTCGTCAAGGAACTTACAACAAAACCCGTTGTCGGTGTGGGACGTTATACCTCGCCGGATTCCATGGTCTCCGCCATCGAGCGCGGCGTCATGGACCTCATCGGCGCGGCGCGGCCTTCGATCGCCGATCCGTTTTTGCCGAACAAGATCAGGGAGGGCAGGCCTGAAGATATCCGCGAGTGCATCGGCTGCAATATCTGTGTCACGGGCGATACGCGCTTCGTTCCGATCCGCTGCACGCAGAATCCGACCATGGGAGAAGAATGGCGGCGTGACTGGCATCCTGAGTTCATCGCGCCGAAAAAATCGAACGACGAAATTCTCATCGTCGGCGCGGGACCGGCTGGGCTTGAAGCGGCTCGGGCGTTGGGTCAGCGCGGGTACAGGGTCATACTCACCGAAGCGAAGCGGGAGGCGGGCGGTCGCGTCTCGCTTGAGTCGCAGCTTCCAAATCTTATCGAATGGCGCCGCGTCGTCGATTGGCGGCTCAAACAGATTCAAAAACTCGATAACATTTTTTTCTATCCATCCAGTCCGATGACTGCGCAGGATGTTCTCGATGCCGGCGCGCCGCATGTCATCCTTGCCACGGGCTCAACCTGGAGGCGTGACGGCATGGGCCGTAATATCTCGCGTCCGCTGCAAGGCAGCGGCAAAATTTTCACCCCCGATGATTTAATGAACGGCAGATTACCGGCGGGAAAAGTTTTGGTTTATGATGACGACCATTACTACATGGGCGGCGTGTTGGCTGAACTACTTGCTGTGAACGGATGCGAGGTCACATTGTTGACTCCCGCTTCGACGATCTCCGCATGGACTGAATTCACCCTCGAGCAGGATCGCATCTACAAGCGTTTGCTTGATTTGAATGTGACTCTTCTCCCGCATCATGTCCTCGCCTCTCACTCACCGCGAACTGCTGCTGTTTCTCATGTCATTACCAACTTTGAAACGACCCTCGACTGCGATTCCATTGTCCTTGTGACGGAGAGGTTTCCGAACGACAGCCTCTATCATGAGCTCAAACCCGCCCTCGAAGACAGACGATTCAAATCCCTGCGTCTCATCGGCGACGCCGAAGCGCCGGGCATCATCGCGCAAGCAGTGTTCAGCGGGCACCTGGCGGCGCGCGGGTTCGATGAATTCATCGACCTCGATGTGACACCATTCAGGATCGAGCGGGTTAAGCTTTAA
- a CDS encoding aminotransferase class V-fold PLP-dependent enzyme, producing the protein MSAAEFDTFLRKYPAYKDTKLIDDLRKSDYARLDAGEHVYLDYTGGGIYAESQVQKHHQLLKENVFGNPHSSNPTSLAATHLVEGARDYILEFFNADPSEYLAIFASNASGALKLVGESYPFPNGRYLLTFDNHNSVNGIREFAHVRGAEVTYIPVMLPEMRVDASQLEAELARPSKAGHNLFAFPAQSNFSSVKHPLEWIEKAQAHGWDVLLDAAAFVPTSKLDLSKVKPDFVPISFYKIFGYPTGLGALIARKKALAKLHRPWFAGGTITVASVQGDRYYLAEGAPAFEDGTLDYLNIPALEIGLKHIESIGYDVIGERVKSLTGWLLDNLTAMKHSNGVPLVRVFGPTSTEGRGGAVTVNFYDKNDQAFDHRFIESEANKVNISLRTGCFCNPGAGEVALGISRVELDVCFTSPGHEDRLTLDDFRLCIDGKSSGAVRISVGMVTNFNDVQAFLAFARGLLA; encoded by the coding sequence ATGTCCGCAGCCGAATTCGACACATTCCTTCGTAAATATCCCGCCTACAAGGACACCAAACTCATAGACGATCTCCGAAAGAGCGATTACGCCCGGCTCGATGCGGGCGAGCACGTCTATCTCGATTACACCGGCGGCGGAATTTATGCCGAGTCGCAAGTTCAAAAACATCACCAATTGCTCAAGGAAAACGTCTTCGGTAACCCGCACTCTTCCAACCCGACCTCCCTTGCCGCCACGCACCTTGTCGAGGGCGCGCGCGATTACATCCTCGAATTCTTCAACGCCGATCCCAGTGAATATCTCGCCATCTTCGCGTCCAATGCCAGCGGCGCGCTCAAACTCGTCGGTGAGAGTTATCCCTTCCCGAACGGGCGTTATCTTTTGACGTTCGACAACCACAATTCCGTGAACGGGATTCGCGAATTCGCCCACGTGCGCGGGGCGGAAGTGACCTATATCCCGGTCATGCTGCCTGAAATGCGAGTCGACGCCTCCCAACTCGAAGCAGAGTTGGCTCGCCCCTCCAAAGCGGGTCATAACCTGTTTGCTTTTCCCGCTCAATCGAACTTCTCCTCCGTCAAGCACCCGCTCGAGTGGATCGAAAAAGCCCAAGCCCATGGCTGGGACGTACTGCTCGATGCGGCTGCATTCGTCCCAACCAGCAAACTTGACCTGAGCAAGGTCAAACCGGATTTCGTTCCCATTTCTTTCTACAAGATCTTCGGTTATCCCACAGGGCTCGGCGCGTTGATCGCCAGAAAAAAAGCCTTGGCAAAACTTCATCGTCCCTGGTTTGCAGGCGGGACGATCACGGTCGCATCTGTGCAAGGCGACAGATACTATCTTGCTGAAGGGGCGCCTGCTTTCGAGGACGGCACGCTCGATTATTTGAACATCCCCGCATTGGAAATCGGCTTGAAGCACATCGAATCCATTGGCTATGATGTCATCGGTGAACGCGTCAAGTCGTTGACCGGTTGGCTGTTGGACAATCTCACCGCCATGAAACACAGCAACGGCGTGCCCTTGGTTCGGGTCTTTGGACCGACATCAACAGAGGGAAGAGGCGGGGCGGTCACGGTCAATTTCTATGATAAGAACGATCAAGCCTTCGACCATCGTTTCATCGAAAGTGAAGCCAATAAAGTGAATATTTCCTTGCGGACGGGTTGTTTCTGCAATCCCGGAGCAGGTGAAGTGGCGCTCGGCATCTCCCGTGTGGAATTGGATGTCTGTTTCACATCACCCGGTCACGAAGACCGTTTGACTCTCGATGATTTCCGTTTGTGCATCGATGGCAAGTCGTCCGGCGCGGTGCGCATTTCGGTGGGTATGGTCACGAACTTCAACGATGTGCAGGCGTTCCTTGCGTTTGCGAGGGGTTTGCTGGCATAA
- a CDS encoding DUF2029 domain-containing protein produces the protein MNRVILMVFVIILILSILLAIAIYLPIPVTPYLDFQVLYRANRAILNGIPLYDREAQTEWIAQVSGVSVDEVFVLPFPYPPWYAVSTLPIAFLPLHAAARMWFLLNISMLLLSVWLFTDGWHPRKRLISFLAALSFLPILGALIVGQYVFPAILGMALIVYSVKREHAGLLALGMALVTFKPHIGIFVLLAILLHLIQRRDAFGRRAFWWTSAAGVFLFLLGFTVDKMWLLNYFRSLSDFRNISECEICTSLPLVIGRIAGLGYDQSAPIAGAVLMVAIALFIGSKHRLGSEASSAFFACVPLLVNPYLLNYDFSFALVPLFYLSASAGSKLDWLWIASFILLPWVGLLIFNRAGNPILLFCTLAMTSIILTRRDKGHTIVS, from the coding sequence ATGAACCGCGTCATTCTTATGGTGTTTGTCATCATTCTCATCCTCTCAATTTTGCTTGCGATTGCAATTTACCTGCCAATTCCAGTCACGCCTTATTTGGATTTTCAGGTCCTTTATCGGGCAAACAGGGCGATTCTGAACGGGATTCCCTTATACGACCGCGAAGCGCAGACGGAGTGGATTGCCCAGGTCTCCGGAGTTTCCGTGGACGAAGTGTTTGTCCTGCCTTTTCCCTACCCGCCCTGGTATGCTGTGAGTACCCTTCCCATTGCCTTTCTTCCATTACACGCCGCCGCCCGGATGTGGTTTCTTCTAAACATTTCCATGTTGCTTTTGTCGGTCTGGCTTTTCACCGATGGATGGCACCCTCGTAAACGACTGATTTCTTTTCTGGCGGCGTTATCTTTCCTGCCCATTCTGGGCGCTTTGATCGTTGGGCAATATGTCTTCCCGGCCATCCTCGGCATGGCGTTGATCGTCTACTCTGTGAAGCGGGAACATGCGGGACTCCTTGCGCTGGGCATGGCCCTGGTTACGTTCAAACCGCATATCGGGATATTCGTCTTGCTGGCGATTCTTTTACATTTGATCCAGCGGCGTGATGCTTTTGGTCGACGCGCTTTCTGGTGGACGTCCGCTGCGGGGGTGTTTCTCTTCCTCCTTGGTTTCACCGTCGATAAGATGTGGCTCCTCAACTATTTCCGTTCCTTGTCTGATTTCAGGAATATCTCGGAATGTGAGATATGTACAAGCCTCCCGCTGGTGATCGGGCGGATTGCCGGTCTTGGTTATGATCAATCTGCTCCAATCGCCGGGGCGGTTCTCATGGTGGCAATCGCTCTATTTATTGGGAGCAAACATCGGCTTGGGAGCGAAGCGTCTTCGGCTTTCTTTGCCTGCGTCCCGTTGCTGGTCAACCCGTATCTGTTGAATTATGATTTTTCGTTTGCGCTCGTACCTTTGTTTTACCTTTCTGCGAGCGCAGGATCGAAATTGGACTGGCTCTGGATCGCGTCCTTCATTCTTCTGCCATGGGTCGGGCTGTTGATATTCAACCGTGCCGGGAATCCGATTTTGCTGTTCTGCACCCTGGCGATGACTTCCATCATCTTGACGCGGAGGGATAAGGGGCATACAATCGTTTCATAA
- a CDS encoding DinB family protein, giving the protein MNIQNIQLMYEYNYWASGKILSAGAKVTQEQFLAPAAFPYGGLRGTLFHIVDGERLWRVLFETNEIVEDMKEEDFPTFKSLEMKFQDEENALRAYLNRLTDADMESHLRYTVEGGIQRDRILWHCLYHLVNHGTQHRSEAAAILTSYDASPGDIDFTLFLNEYIKAK; this is encoded by the coding sequence ATGAACATCCAAAACATACAACTCATGTACGAATACAACTACTGGGCGAGCGGAAAGATCCTTTCCGCCGGGGCAAAGGTGACTCAGGAGCAATTCCTCGCGCCTGCGGCGTTCCCTTATGGCGGTTTGCGCGGAACACTGTTCCATATTGTGGATGGGGAAAGATTATGGCGCGTATTGTTCGAGACGAACGAGATCGTGGAAGATATGAAAGAAGAAGATTTTCCCACATTTAAATCTCTCGAAATGAAATTCCAAGACGAGGAAAATGCCTTGCGTGCCTACCTTAACCGGCTGACCGATGCGGATATGGAAAGTCATCTTAGGTATACGGTCGAAGGCGGGATCCAGCGCGACCGCATCCTCTGGCATTGCCTGTATCACCTCGTCAATCACGGCACACAGCATCGCAGCGAAGCCGCCGCCATCCTCACAAGTTACGATGCCTCTCCCGGCGACATCGATTTCACCTTGTTCCTCAACGAATATATAAAAGCGAAATAG
- a CDS encoding SLC26A/SulP transporter family protein, whose protein sequence is MNSAEIKRNFQPSVLLPSLTAGLINAVILVSMEISLAVLIFSGDLSPFAPRGIGNILVGTALVTIVIALTSSLVNMIGVPQDTPAALMALMAAGVAATLRGQAPEAVYSTVVAAIMLGSLLTGIIFIILGWFKLSGFARYVPYPVVGGFLAGTGYVIAKGGFSVMVNIPLNFANLPMFFSPSILWDWLPAVLFGLALLLILRRFQHFLIMPGAIVLATAGFYLYLFLSGISAAQAGENGWLLGPFPEGGLFQFFTPENFRMVQWGAIFGNFETYATLFGLSVISLLLNASGLEVIYKRDIDLDRELVAAGSANLFGGFLGFPVGYQTLSFSDLSNRFGVKSRLVGVFTGLFCALVLFLGASFISYFPRFVLGGMLFFLGLTFLSEWLVDSYKLLPRMDYALIWVMLFIIDRIGFLEAIGAGIVISALLFVISYGRVSTIKNVFYGGTLHSRVERPQRHRDYLGAQGDKIHILVLQGFIFFGSIQRILGNVRKRMSLKDENEMKFLVLDFHHVKRLDSSAVFGVTRLRQLVEAGNIAMAWSGLSDDIRLQMERGGLLEGQGDSFSLHPTLDHALEWCENKLLAGEKEQPTVDLGKRILSTLNRTFPGIIRIKEFMERADIQPGEYFIRQGEDSNDLYYIESGLVTVEFETIKGEVVRLRSVKNGATLGEITLYLGGVRSASVKAEQPSVVYRLSKESLQKMHKEDPALAALLHEWIARTLAGRLAENNRLVELFFD, encoded by the coding sequence ATGAACTCTGCCGAAATCAAAAGGAACTTCCAGCCATCCGTTCTGCTGCCCAGCCTCACCGCCGGGCTGATCAATGCCGTCATCCTCGTCAGCATGGAGATTTCCCTCGCTGTGCTAATCTTCTCCGGGGATCTAAGCCCATTCGCGCCGCGCGGGATCGGAAACATCCTTGTCGGCACGGCTCTTGTTACCATCGTTATCGCATTGACCTCATCCCTCGTAAACATGATCGGCGTACCGCAGGATACGCCCGCCGCGCTCATGGCGTTGATGGCGGCCGGGGTGGCGGCGACTCTTCGAGGTCAGGCGCCTGAGGCGGTTTATTCCACAGTCGTGGCGGCGATCATGCTTGGTTCCCTCCTGACCGGGATCATCTTTATCATTCTGGGTTGGTTCAAATTAAGCGGGTTTGCGCGGTACGTTCCTTATCCGGTCGTGGGAGGCTTCCTGGCAGGAACGGGTTATGTGATTGCCAAAGGCGGGTTTAGCGTGATGGTGAACATTCCCCTGAATTTCGCGAACCTCCCCATGTTTTTTTCGCCTTCGATTTTATGGGATTGGCTGCCCGCCGTTCTTTTCGGGCTGGCATTGCTGCTGATCCTGCGCCGCTTCCAGCATTTTTTGATCATGCCCGGCGCCATCGTCCTTGCGACAGCCGGCTTTTATCTATACCTGTTCCTATCGGGGATATCCGCTGCGCAGGCAGGCGAAAACGGCTGGCTTTTGGGTCCCTTTCCTGAAGGCGGGCTGTTCCAGTTCTTCACGCCTGAAAATTTCAGGATGGTTCAATGGGGCGCGATTTTCGGAAATTTCGAAACCTACGCCACGCTGTTCGGGTTGAGCGTCATCTCGCTCCTGCTCAACGCCAGCGGGTTGGAGGTGATCTACAAACGCGATATCGACCTTGACCGCGAACTGGTCGCAGCGGGCAGTGCGAATTTGTTCGGCGGTTTCCTCGGTTTCCCGGTCGGTTATCAAACGCTCAGTTTTTCGGATCTGTCGAACCGTTTCGGCGTAAAGAGTCGCCTGGTTGGGGTCTTTACCGGTTTGTTCTGCGCGCTGGTGCTTTTTCTCGGCGCATCGTTCATTTCATATTTTCCCAGATTCGTGCTGGGTGGGATGTTATTCTTTCTCGGGCTTACCTTCCTTTCGGAATGGCTTGTGGATTCGTACAAACTCCTTCCGCGAATGGATTACGCGCTGATCTGGGTCATGCTGTTCATCATCGACCGGATCGGTTTCCTCGAAGCCATCGGCGCGGGCATTGTGATCTCGGCGCTGTTGTTCGTGATCAGTTATGGCAGGGTCAGCACAATAAAGAATGTTTTCTACGGCGGCACGCTGCACAGCCGTGTGGAACGCCCGCAGCGGCATCGCGATTATCTTGGCGCACAGGGTGATAAGATCCACATCCTGGTGTTGCAGGGTTTCATCTTCTTCGGCTCCATTCAACGGATCTTGGGAAACGTCCGCAAACGCATGTCGCTGAAGGACGAAAACGAGATGAAATTTCTCGTGCTGGATTTCCATCATGTAAAGCGGCTCGATTCCTCCGCCGTATTTGGAGTGACACGCCTCAGGCAGCTGGTCGAGGCTGGGAATATTGCCATGGCTTGGTCGGGTCTTTCAGACGATATCCGCTTGCAAATGGAACGTGGCGGGCTTTTGGAAGGGCAGGGCGATTCCTTCTCCCTTCATCCCACGCTCGATCATGCCCTCGAATGGTGTGAAAACAAATTACTCGCGGGTGAAAAGGAGCAACCTACTGTCGACCTTGGCAAACGCATTCTCTCCACCTTGAACCGTACCTTCCCCGGCATTATCCGCATCAAGGAGTTCATGGAACGCGCGGATATCCAGCCGGGCGAATACTTCATCAGACAGGGCGAAGATTCGAACGATCTGTATTACATCGAGTCCGGGCTGGTGACAGTGGAATTCGAAACGATCAAAGGCGAAGTGGTTCGCCTGCGCAGTGTCAAGAACGGGGCCACGCTTGGTGAAATCACGCTTTATCTGGGCGGCGTGCGCTCGGCTTCCGTCAAGGCGGAACAGCCCAGCGTGGTGTACCGCCTTTCGAAAGAAAGTTTACAAAAGATGCACAAGGAAGATCCGGCTCTTGCGGCCCTTTTGCATGAGTGGATCGCCCGGACTTTGGCGGGACGTTTGGCGGAAAACAACAGGTTGGTCGAATTATTCTTCGATTGA
- a CDS encoding NAD(P)H-binding protein encodes MPPLILVTGATGYIASLLIPRLLERGYRVRALARHPERLRRRKWYANVEMVQGDVMDLATLMPALDGIHTAYYLIHNMSRGHGYIEAELQGARNFSNAAGRKGIGHIIYLGGLADPEQHIAPHLRSRIDTGRALREGEVPVTEFRAGVIAGSGSISFEMIRFMTELFPIIPAPEWIRNRSQPIAIQNVIDYLISALENKSGQGGVFEIGGPEITTYADLMLRYARARGLRRKMLLAPRIPVWFMAFGVNLMTPVPFPIASALIGGLSADSVVKHPGAQTTFPGIDLVDFDTATRKALELTHPDHIQRVWEDGGLELKSLKHEGCFVIHKIFAPGGKQPKEFMRSHIRNYFGELWIEHRLEQADGFSRTIIFHPQGLPGFLYWYLIRPFLRLGFFDLFQKISG; translated from the coding sequence ATGCCTCCCCTGATCCTTGTCACCGGGGCGACGGGATATATAGCCAGCCTGCTAATTCCCCGATTGCTCGAACGCGGATATCGCGTCCGCGCACTGGCTCGCCACCCGGAGAGACTCCGCAGGCGAAAATGGTACGCAAACGTGGAAATGGTCCAGGGCGATGTCATGGATCTTGCGACGCTCATGCCCGCCTTGGATGGAATCCACACCGCTTATTATCTTATCCACAACATGTCTCGCGGACATGGTTACATCGAGGCTGAACTTCAGGGTGCGCGAAATTTTTCGAATGCCGCCGGGCGGAAGGGCATCGGGCACATCATTTACCTCGGCGGTTTGGCAGACCCGGAACAGCATATCGCACCGCATCTGCGTTCGCGCATCGATACAGGCAGGGCGCTTCGCGAGGGCGAGGTTCCCGTCACTGAATTCCGCGCCGGTGTGATCGCAGGCTCGGGGAGTATTTCCTTCGAGATGATCCGCTTTATGACCGAACTCTTTCCGATCATCCCTGCGCCGGAGTGGATTCGAAATCGATCCCAACCGATCGCGATTCAAAATGTGATCGATTACCTCATCTCTGCGCTCGAAAATAAAAGCGGGCAGGGCGGTGTCTTCGAGATCGGAGGTCCCGAGATCACCACATATGCGGACCTCATGCTCCGCTATGCCCGCGCGCGCGGGTTAAGACGAAAAATGCTTTTGGCTCCACGCATCCCGGTCTGGTTCATGGCGTTCGGTGTGAATTTGATGACGCCTGTCCCCTTTCCCATCGCCAGCGCGTTGATCGGCGGCTTATCGGCGGATAGTGTCGTCAAGCACCCCGGGGCACAGACGACCTTTCCCGGAATCGATCTGGTGGATTTTGATACCGCGACCCGAAAAGCGCTCGAGTTGACGCACCCCGATCATATCCAACGTGTTTGGGAGGACGGAGGGCTTGAACTGAAATCGCTTAAGCACGAAGGGTGCTTTGTCATTCATAAAATTTTCGCGCCAGGTGGGAAGCAGCCGAAGGAATTTATGCGAAGCCATATCAGGAATTATTTTGGTGAATTGTGGATCGAACATCGCCTGGAACAGGCTGACGGTTTCTCGCGCACCATAATATTTCATCCTCAGGGTCTGCCCGGTTTTTTGTATTGGTACCTGATTCGGCCGTTCCTGCGGCTGGGATTTTTCGATTTATTCCAGAAGATCAGCGGGTGA